One window from the genome of Oryza glaberrima chromosome 3, OglaRS2, whole genome shotgun sequence encodes:
- the LOC127766588 gene encoding putative disease resistance protein RGA3: MDVEQSQSVSAAIMAAMLDAFASSLARILAETAKEEVEALLGVPGEISRLEATLGDLRAVLSDAERARDRDAAVDRWVRELRDAMYDADDILDECQAAAGGEAATPVAMAGCCCCFRAVRVPALSCFRDPVRAREIGKRVRALNRRLDGIERRSSRFGFVSQTRIISSSPSPCCSRRADSGDGRRTAPGLIRSDVVGEKIAEDTRMLADILVSKTTDLDDAGGGCNLIPTIAVTGAGGIGKTTLARMVFGDATVQESFDARIWLFVGRDADEVTMLRSAIAHAAGAASCEGLAVAGDKALLERALQRAVTHRKVLLVMDDVWSDAAWNELLRVPLSHGAPGSPILVTTRNDGVAHRMKVRYLHRVDKLRRQDAWSLLKKQIVLNKSDEAELDELEDIGMQIVDRCDGLPLAIKMIGGLLVRAEQEVPGWRFLDILHGVNMK; the protein is encoded by the exons ATGGACGTGGAGCAGTCGCAGAG TGTGTCGGCGGCGATCATGGCGGCGATGCTGGACGCCTTCGCGTCGAGCCTCGCACGCATTCTGGCGGAGACGGCGAAGGAGGAGGTCGAGGCGCTGCTGggcgtgcccggcgagatctcCAGGCTCGAGGCGACGCTCGGCGACCTGCGCGCCGTCCTCTCCGACGCGGAGAGGGCGCGCGACCGCGACGCGGCCGTGGACCGGTGGGTGCGGGAGCTCAGAGACGCCATGTACGACGCCGACGACATCCTCGACGAGTGCCAGGCCGCCGCGGGGGGCGAGGCCGCGACGCCCGTTGCCATGGcgggttgctgctgctgcttccgcgCCGTCCGCGTCCCTGCCCTCTCCTGCTTCCGCGACCCCGTCCGGGCACGCGAGATCGGGAAGAGGGTTAGGGCGCTCAACCGGAGGCTGGACGGCATCGAGAGGAGGAGCTCCCGCTTCGGCTTCGTCTCCCAGACTAGGATCATCTCCTCGtctccctccccttgctgcTCTCGGCGCGCAGATTCAGGCGacggccgccgcaccgcgccgggCCTCATCCGATCCGACGTCGTCGGGGAGAAGATCGCGGAAGACACGAGGATGCTCGCCGACATCCTTGTCAGTAAGACGACGGACctggacgacgccggcggcggctgcaatCTCATCCCCACCATTgccgtcaccggcgccggcggcatagGCAAGACCACCCTCGCCAGGATGGTCTTCGGCGACGCCACGGTCCAAGAGAGCTTCGACGCCAGGATCTGGCTGTTCGTCGGCCGGGACGCCGACGAGGTCACGATGCTGCGCAGCGCCATCGCCCATGCCGCCGGGGCGGCCAGCTGCgagggcctcgccgtcgccggggacAAGGCCCTGCTGGAGCGCGCCCTGCAGCGCGCGGTGACGCACAGGAAGGTCCTGCTGGTGATGGATGACGTGTGGAGCGACGCGGCGTGGAACGAGCTGCTCAGGGTCCCGCTTAGCCATGGCGCCCCGGGGAGCCCGATCCTGGTGACCACGAGAAACGATGGCGTTGCTCACAGAATGAAGGTGAGGTACCTCCACCGTGTTGACAAGCTGCGGCGACAGGATGCTTGGTCCTTGCTCAAGAAGCAG ATAGTTTTGAACAAGAGTGATGAAGCTGAATTGGATGAGTTGGAGGATATTGGGATGCAAATTGTGGACAGGTGTGATGGTTTACCGCTCGCAATTAAGATGATTGGGGGCCTCTTAGTAAGAGCAGAACAAGAGGTGCCTGGATGGAGGTTTCTAGACATTCTGCATGGTGTAAACATGAAGTGA